In the Clostridium cellulovorans 743B genome, AGAAATAAAAAGTGATTTAGAAAATCTCAATATGGAACCTTGGGAATTTTGCAGAGTTATTGGAAACATAATCGATAATGCTATATTTGCATTAAAGCAAAAACCTACTAATAGATATATGTTTGTTGAATTTGCAGAAACTATGCAAAACCTTATAATCAATATCTCGAATAATGGTGATCCTATTCCTAAAGAAATAATAAATAGAATATTCGAAGAAGGTTTTACTACTAAGGGATCTAAAGGTGATGGCATGGGACTCGCTATAGTAAAGGAACTTATTGAAACCTTCCATGGTACAATAACTGTTACCTCAAACGATCAACGAACTTCCTTTGAAATAGTTTTTCCTAAACATCATATATAAATTAGGGAAGCTTATTTTGATATCACCTATAAATAATTAGGTGTATCTAACCTTTGAGGTTTACTCAACTTTTAAGCTTCCCTTAAAATTCAATCATATAAATTCCATTATTTAAAGTTCATGAAAATCCTATGGATATATTGAAAAATCGATATAGTCTTAGAATTTTGATTAAAATTTATATATTAATTATGGTATATTACATATTCTTATACTCTGTCCTTTTCGCTATTTTCATTTTGAAGTAAGCTATGCTTTCTTCCATAAGTAAAGTATACTATCAGTCCTATAATAAGCCATATGATAAAACCAATCCAAGTTTTCAAATGTAATCTTGATAGTAATGCAAGACAGCATAATATAGTTATTACAGGAATATATGGTACTCCTGGGCATCTAAAAACTCTTTTAAAGTTAGGCATAGTTTTTCTCAAACGAATAACTGAAAGAGAAACTACTATAAAACCTAATAAAGTACCAATACTCAAAAATTGTACAATAGTATCAAGAGGTAAAAAGCCAGCTATTATAGCTGCTACAGTGCCTGTTATTATTGTAGAAATATATGGTGTTTTATGTGTTGAATGAATTTTTGAAAAGTACTTTGGCAATAGACCATCTCTTGACATACCCATAAATACTCTCACTTGACCATACAAAACAGCTAACAGTGTAGACATCATTCCAATTATTGCTCCAGTTCCGACTAAAGCTGATCCCCAATTTATACCTACCCTTGCTAAAGCGCCTGGCACTGCGTTTTCAGGAATTATTTCTTGAAAAGGTACCATGCCAGTAAGCACAAATGCAACAGCAACGTACAATAAACTTACAACTGTTAAACACATTATTAGTCCTAAAGGAATATCTCTTTCAGGATTTTTTGCTTCTTCTGCTGAAGTAGAAATAGCATCAAAGCCTATATACGAGAAAAATATAGTTGATGCGCCTGCAAATATACCCTTCCATCCATATGGGTTAAATGGCTTGTAGTTAGATACATCAATATGCATCATTCCAAGAACTATAAATAAAAGAATTATTGCTATTTTAACTCCAACAATTATATTGTTTACCTTGGCACTTTCTCGCATTCCGTAACATAAAAGTATTGTAATTAGTGCAATTATAAGTACAGCAGGTAAATCAATAATCCCACCATTACTTGGAGATGCACTTATTGCTTTTGGGATAGTTATCCCGAAACTCTTCATCACACCTAAAAAAGTCCCAGACCATCCTGATGCAACTGCACTACACGCAACTAAATATTCAGCTGTTAAACACCACCCAATAATTACTGCTACAATTTCACCAAAAGTTATGTACGCATAAGAATAAGTACTGCCTGCAACTGGGAACATTGTTGCAAGTTCTGAATAACATAGCCCACAAAAGCATGCTACTATTGCTGCTAAAATAAAAGAAACAATAACAGCAGGCCCTGCTGCATGTGCGCCTTCTCCTGTAGCAACAAATATACCAACACCAACAACTGCGCCGATTCCTAAAGCACCAATATCTTTTGCAGTTAGATTTTTCTTTAGGGATGTTTTTTCAATTCCCTCAAGTATTTGTTCAGTGGTTTTCTTTTTCCAAATGTTCATACTTCCTCCTTAGTAAATTAAAATAACATTTTTATTAAATGTTATCTTTAAACTTTGTAAATACTTAAATATTATAAGTATTTGATATTCACTTTACAAGAAACCCAATAATTTACCAATTGTTAAAAATCATATCATTTATATCTTAAGTGTTACCCTTTTCAAAAAAAATTAATTATTAACTGTATATCTGATAAAATTATTTATAATTAAATATAAAATCCTTAATTGTATAACTAAAGAAACCAAACATGACATTTCAGCTTCAAAAGTGTATAACTTAGAACTTTTCTATTATTTCTCTTTATAATTAGTCTTATTATACTTATATAGAGTTCCTAAAAAATGTTTTATCTATCAATGTTAGATGATGGAATTCTTTAATGAGGAGGGAGGTATAAAAATATGGGCGCATTTTTACCAGATATCACAGTTCTAACAATTATTCTTTTATTAGTAGGCTTTGGGCTGGTATTTTTAGAAATGCACATTCCAGGTTTTGGAGTTCCAGGAATTCTAGGAACTATATGTTTGGTACTGGCAGTAGTATTAACAGCACAAAACTTCGGTCAGGCACTAGTTATGTCTTTAGCAATTTTAGCTGTACTGGGTGCTATGCTCGGTGTGGTTCTAACATTTTTTACGAAAGGGAAGCTGTTTAAACCGTTGATACTGTCAGATGAACAAAAGAAAGAGCATGGATATATTAGTTCCTCAGATTTAGATTACTTACTAGGAAAAACCGGAATTGCAATTACAGATCTAAGACCAGCGGGCTCTGTAGATATAGGCGGGGTTAAGTTTGATGTAATCTCTAATGGAGAATATATTTCTAAAGGTACTAAGGTTGAAATATTTAAAGTCAACGGAGTAAAATTATTAGTTAAGAAAGCTTAAACTATAAATTGATTTCTAAAATCATATATAAGATAGTTAATTAAAGGAGAGATTATTATGAGTCCTGATCTTATAATTAAAGTAGTCATAATTATTGTTGTTGTAGTATCCTTATTTTCAGTATTTGCCACACTTGTGCCAGTTGGATTATGGATATCCTCTTTAGCAGCAAATGTTCAAGTAAGTATATTCAATTTAATCGGTATGAGGTTGAGAAGAGTTGTACCTTCTAAAATAGTAATTCCACTTATAAAATCAACAAAGGCTGGTATGGGACTTACTGTTAACCAATTAGAAGCTCACTATTTAGCCGGTGGTAATGTAGATAACGTGGTGAATGCTTTGATTGCAGCCCATAGAGCTGACATAGACCTACAATTTGAAAAAGCAGCTGCTATTGATTTAGCAGGTAGAGACGTTTTAGAAGCAGTTAAAATGAGTGTTAATCCAAGAGTAATTGAAACACCGAACGTTTCAGCCGTTGCTAAAGACGGTATAGAACTTCTAGTTAAAGCTAGAGTTACTGTTAGAGCAAATCTTGAAAGATTAGTCGGTGGTGCTGGAGAAGCGACTATTTTAGCCAGAGTTGGTGAAGGTATAGTAACTACTGTTGGTTCTTCTAATAGCCATAAAATCGTATTAGAAAATCCAGATGCCATTTCAAAAACTGTATTAAACAAAGGCTTAGATGCTGGTACTGCCTTTGAAATCTTATCCATAGATATAGCTGACGTAGATGTAGGCAGAAATATAGGAGCTCAACTTCAAACCCTTCAAGCAGAAGCTGATAAGAACATAGCTCAAGCTAAGGCTGAAGAAAGAAGAGCAATGGCTGTAGCTAAGGAACAAGAAATGAGAGCTGCCGTTGTAGAAGCTGAAGCTGAAGTACCAAGAGCTATGGCTTATGCCCTTAGAGAAGGAAAGCTTGGAATAATGGACTATTATGATATGCAAAATGTTATTGCAGACACAAATATGAGAAGTTCAATTTCTAATGCTGGAAGTAAGACTCAAAGTGTAACTCCTGATGATAAAGAAAAAAAAGATAGAAAGTAATCTTTTAGGAGTGTGAAAACTATGAAATATAACGATGCTTTCGACATCTTAAAAAATGTTTCAAAAGGTCTGAAAGATTCTAATTTTGTATCAGAAAAGTTTGAAAAAAATGATCTTTTCAACATTGCTAAGGAAGCTTATTTAAATACTACTGCTAATACAAAAGTTTATCCACAATATAAAAAATATAATCAACATAATAGGTCTGTTCCTATAGATGTTATTGATTCTTTTAATAGTGACACTGTAAATAGCGAACCTCTTAATGATGAGTCTATGAATAGTGATTCTATGAACAATATCGTCACAAAGGAGGATAACTCAAATATTGATTATAATAGTAAAAAACAATACACTTCTTCAAATCCACAAGGATTGCTAGATTCTATTGCTGAAGAACTAACCCCTACAAAACTTCAGCAAGCCATTGTCCTTTCTGAAATAGTTGGAAAACCAAGAAGTAAAACTAGAAAAAAAAGAAGATTTTAAAGTTTAGGAGAATCCTACAATGAATATAAAAGTGCTTATAGTCGATGATGAACAAGGAATGAGAACCATAATAAAAAAAGTATTAACTAAATCCGGTGGTTTTGAAGTTATCGGTGATACGGATAATGGTGAAGAAGCTATAAGCATATTCAAAGAGCATCGCCCAGAGGTGGTGTTCTTTGATATTGAAATGCCCGGCTTTAATGGCATCGATTGTGCCAAGATACTAACAGATATAGATCCAAAGACCA is a window encoding:
- the floA gene encoding flotillin-like protein FloA (flotillin-like protein involved in membrane lipid rafts), which gives rise to MSPDLIIKVVIIIVVVVSLFSVFATLVPVGLWISSLAANVQVSIFNLIGMRLRRVVPSKIVIPLIKSTKAGMGLTVNQLEAHYLAGGNVDNVVNALIAAHRADIDLQFEKAAAIDLAGRDVLEAVKMSVNPRVIETPNVSAVAKDGIELLVKARVTVRANLERLVGGAGEATILARVGEGIVTTVGSSNSHKIVLENPDAISKTVLNKGLDAGTAFEILSIDIADVDVGRNIGAQLQTLQAEADKNIAQAKAEERRAMAVAKEQEMRAAVVEAEAEVPRAMAYALREGKLGIMDYYDMQNVIADTNMRSSISNAGSKTQSVTPDDKEKKDRK
- a CDS encoding NfeD family protein; translation: MGAFLPDITVLTIILLLVGFGLVFLEMHIPGFGVPGILGTICLVLAVVLTAQNFGQALVMSLAILAVLGAMLGVVLTFFTKGKLFKPLILSDEQKKEHGYISSSDLDYLLGKTGIAITDLRPAGSVDIGGVKFDVISNGEYISKGTKVEIFKVNGVKLLVKKA
- a CDS encoding amino acid permease encodes the protein MNIWKKKTTEQILEGIEKTSLKKNLTAKDIGALGIGAVVGVGIFVATGEGAHAAGPAVIVSFILAAIVACFCGLCYSELATMFPVAGSTYSYAYITFGEIVAVIIGWCLTAEYLVACSAVASGWSGTFLGVMKSFGITIPKAISASPSNGGIIDLPAVLIIALITILLCYGMRESAKVNNIIVGVKIAIILLFIVLGMMHIDVSNYKPFNPYGWKGIFAGASTIFFSYIGFDAISTSAEEAKNPERDIPLGLIMCLTVVSLLYVAVAFVLTGMVPFQEIIPENAVPGALARVGINWGSALVGTGAIIGMMSTLLAVLYGQVRVFMGMSRDGLLPKYFSKIHSTHKTPYISTIITGTVAAIIAGFLPLDTIVQFLSIGTLLGFIVVSLSVIRLRKTMPNFKRVFRCPGVPYIPVITILCCLALLSRLHLKTWIGFIIWLIIGLIVYFTYGRKHSLLQNENSEKDRV